A genomic window from Arthrobacter globiformis includes:
- a CDS encoding EAL domain-containing protein: protein MLLTAFQPIRQLPGGEVIGVEALARFVSHEGTSADVWFRGAAAMGLGPDLEISALHLALAAAGEIPPHLFASFNLSPTACADPRVQALMLGGTVDPERMVIEIMGDIADRELAALAAALSPLRQHGVRLAVDGSGPAATSAKQILHLLPDIIKVDRDFLAGAVASGDRPAASPFVFALAEQTGATLSAEGIESREELAAVVELGIARGQGYLLGRPSVDPRDWAAWTGDADPVEDRG, encoded by the coding sequence ATGTTACTGACGGCCTTCCAGCCGATCAGGCAACTGCCTGGAGGCGAGGTGATCGGGGTTGAGGCGCTGGCACGGTTCGTCAGCCATGAAGGGACTAGCGCAGACGTCTGGTTCCGGGGAGCAGCTGCCATGGGACTGGGACCGGACCTGGAAATCTCAGCCCTGCATCTCGCTCTTGCCGCAGCAGGAGAGATTCCGCCTCACCTTTTTGCGTCGTTCAATCTCAGCCCCACCGCGTGCGCTGACCCCCGCGTTCAGGCGCTGATGCTGGGAGGGACCGTCGACCCGGAAAGGATGGTCATCGAAATCATGGGCGACATAGCGGACCGGGAACTGGCAGCCCTCGCCGCGGCTCTGAGCCCCCTGCGCCAACACGGCGTGCGCCTGGCCGTGGACGGTTCCGGTCCGGCCGCCACCTCAGCGAAGCAAATCCTCCATCTGCTTCCCGACATCATCAAAGTCGACCGCGACTTCCTCGCCGGCGCCGTCGCTTCAGGAGACCGGCCGGCCGCATCCCCCTTCGTATTCGCACTTGCCGAACAGACCGGCGCGACGCTGTCCGCGGAAGGAATCGAAAGCCGGGAGGAACTCGCCGCCGTCGTCGAATTGGGAATCGCCAGAGGCCAGGGCTACCTGCTCGGCAGGCCCTCCGTGGACCCGCGGGACTGGGCAGCCTGGACCGGCGACGCTGACCCAGTGGAGGACCGCGGATAA
- the hxlA gene encoding 3-hexulose-6-phosphate synthase — translation MKLQVAIDLLTTEAALELAGKVAEYVDIIELGTPLIKAEGLSVITAVKDAHPDKIVFADLKTMDAGELEADIAFKAGADLVTVLGAADDSTIAGAVKAAQAHTKGVVVDLIGIEDKVTRAKEVRALGAKFVEMHAGLDEQAKPGFDLNGLLRAGAEARVPFSVAGGVKLATIADVQKAGADVAVAGGAIYGAADPAVAAKELRAAIV, via the coding sequence ATGAAGCTCCAGGTTGCCATCGACCTTCTGACCACCGAAGCCGCTCTCGAACTGGCCGGCAAGGTTGCCGAGTACGTCGACATCATCGAACTGGGCACGCCGCTGATCAAGGCCGAAGGCCTTTCCGTCATCACCGCCGTGAAGGATGCCCACCCGGACAAGATCGTTTTCGCTGACCTGAAGACGATGGACGCCGGTGAGCTCGAAGCCGACATCGCCTTCAAGGCCGGCGCTGACCTGGTCACCGTGCTCGGTGCCGCTGACGATTCCACCATCGCCGGTGCGGTCAAGGCAGCCCAGGCCCACACCAAGGGCGTCGTCGTGGACCTCATCGGCATCGAGGACAAGGTCACCCGGGCCAAGGAAGTCCGCGCGCTGGGTGCGAAGTTCGTAGAGATGCACGCCGGCCTGGACGAGCAGGCCAAGCCCGGTTTCGACCTGAACGGTCTGCTCCGCGCCGGTGCCGAAGCCCGCGTTCCGTTCTCCGTGGCAGGGGGCGTGAAGCTCGCCACCATCGCAGACGTGCAGAAGGCCGGCGCCGATGTCGCCGTCGCCGGCGGTGCCATCTACGGTGCAGCCGACCCCGCCGTGGCCGCGAAGGAACTCCGCGCAGCCATCGTCTAG